Below is a genomic region from Microbacterium sp. KUDC0406.
TCCCGAGCGCCGCCCCTCAGCCGCCTTCGACAACCTGGTCGGGTCGCATGACCCGGCCGAGGAGACGCGGATCGCGCACGTCACGGCATCCGCCCTGCTCGCGCGCGTGCGCGCTGACGACAGCGGCGTCAGCGCCGAGCGGTTGATCGCCTACACGGACGAGCACGGCATGGACGAGATCGCCGAGCTGTGGTCGAAGGCGACCTCGCGATCCCTGCCGGGCGCACTGTGGCGGCTGTACCTCGTGCAGGCCGCGATCCACGGCGATCCGACGACGACGGCGCTGCTCTACGAGCGCGGCCGAGTCGAGCTGCACAGCGCGGATGCCGTGATTGCGGGCGCTCCCGCTCCCGCGAGCCCCGAGGAGCTGGTCGGCCTGATCGACACGATCATGCGCGGAGCGTTCCGCGGTGACTTCGCCGTCGCGCTCGACCGCGCCGCCGCGTTCTGTCGCGTGCAGGCCTCCGGAGCCACGCACACCGCGGACGACTACGAGGTCACCGAGCCGGACCGCGCGAGCGACCTCACCCACCGGGCCGCGCGACTGAGTGCCTACGCCGACGATCTCACCGCCTGCGCGAGGGCCTGGCGCGCCGGCATGCTGACCTGACCCCGGTGTCGTCGGTCGGGAACCACAGATCGATCAGGCGGCCTCCGGCGTGTCTGGACCCGTGCGGGCGATGACGCG
It encodes:
- a CDS encoding DNA-directed RNA polymerase subunit beta; the protein is MPAQFHRPERRPSAAFDNLVGSHDPAEETRIAHVTASALLARVRADDSGVSAERLIAYTDEHGMDEIAELWSKATSRSLPGALWRLYLVQAAIHGDPTTTALLYERGRVELHSADAVIAGAPAPASPEELVGLIDTIMRGAFRGDFAVALDRAAAFCRVQASGATHTADDYEVTEPDRASDLTHRAARLSAYADDLTACARAWRAGMLT